In Desulforamulus hydrothermalis Lam5 = DSM 18033, a genomic segment contains:
- a CDS encoding CsxC family protein: MSKNDLLDLPQDDRGKSKSYATAACVNVSGGTQPECVSTTAPITYIRGPVTVKIPVVLAELTVQVNLNSMITLPEPALEIKRIKKRLKVTQCLLLQDTNVLFLKGFVRKNIEYATRSCANAEGVCGDIRHCTVDVPFSCSTPVTFNGATPATLNLNTREEFEFFRTQDLSDREFAEKDFLLSGDMSEFNQISQEYFNELPFCELISARIVEYDELINRIRPAHTKLPFEEKEFKQIEEKMVLFITLKILQNQQVIVPSQST; this comes from the coding sequence ATGTCCAAAAATGACTTGCTCGATCTGCCCCAGGATGACCGGGGAAAAAGCAAGAGTTACGCCACAGCCGCTTGCGTCAATGTATCCGGCGGGACCCAACCGGAATGTGTAAGCACCACCGCTCCCATAACTTATATCAGAGGTCCGGTAACTGTAAAAATACCCGTTGTACTGGCTGAACTAACGGTACAAGTGAACTTGAATTCTATGATTACCCTGCCTGAACCTGCCCTGGAAATTAAAAGAATTAAAAAACGTTTAAAGGTAACCCAGTGTTTGCTGCTGCAGGATACCAATGTACTGTTCCTCAAGGGTTTTGTTCGTAAAAACATTGAATATGCTACCCGCAGCTGTGCAAACGCCGAAGGCGTTTGCGGTGACATCCGTCACTGCACTGTTGACGTACCCTTCAGTTGCTCAACACCTGTCACTTTTAACGGGGCTACACCGGCCACACTTAATTTAAATACACGGGAAGAGTTTGAATTTTTCCGTACCCAGGATCTGTCAGACCGGGAGTTTGCTGAAAAAGACTTCTTGCTGTCCGGTGACATGTCAGAGTTTAACCAGATCAGCCAGGAATATTTCAATGAACTGCCCTTCTGTGAACTAATCAGCGCCCGCATTGTGGAGTATGATGAGCTAATCAACCGTATACGGCCCGCCCATACCAAACTGCCCTTTGAAGAAAAAGAGTTCAAACAAATTGAAGAAAAAATGGTGCTTTTTATTACCCTGAAGATCTTACAAAACCAACAGGTAATAGTGCCTTCACAAAGCACTTAA
- a CDS encoding CsxC family protein → MSGCFPPHKPCGKVVTGGVQPECASVTVPITGLSSGATVKIPVVLAELTIQVNINSIVTLPEPALEIKDIKKRVKVTQCLLLQDPAAPGGPATLSIKGFVRKNIDYATRLCANLEGVCGDIRHCTVDVPFSCMTQVVFNGATPASILVNTTEEFEFFRSQPLKGHGFAEKDRLLSGDLSEFNQVSQEFFNELPFCELISARIVEFDEYLNRRRPKTCALPFEEKEFRQVEEKMVLYLTLKILQNQQVAIPPLGPG, encoded by the coding sequence ATGTCTGGATGCTTCCCACCCCACAAACCCTGTGGCAAAGTGGTCACCGGCGGCGTGCAGCCCGAATGTGCCAGTGTTACGGTTCCCATTACCGGACTGTCAAGCGGCGCCACAGTTAAAATACCGGTAGTGCTGGCTGAATTGACGATCCAGGTAAATATCAATTCAATTGTAACCCTGCCGGAACCGGCTTTGGAAATTAAGGACATTAAAAAACGCGTTAAGGTAACTCAATGCTTGCTGCTGCAAGACCCGGCAGCCCCCGGCGGGCCCGCTACCCTTTCGATTAAAGGCTTTGTACGCAAGAACATTGATTATGCCACTCGCCTTTGCGCCAATTTAGAAGGGGTTTGCGGCGATATCCGGCACTGTACGGTTGACGTACCCTTTAGCTGCATGACGCAGGTTGTCTTTAACGGCGCCACACCCGCTTCCATTCTGGTAAATACAACCGAAGAATTTGAGTTTTTCCGCAGTCAACCACTCAAAGGCCATGGTTTCGCCGAAAAAGACCGCTTGCTGTCAGGCGATCTTTCCGAGTTTAACCAGGTAAGCCAGGAATTTTTCAACGAGCTGCCTTTCTGTGAGTTAATCAGTGCCCGTATTGTTGAGTTTGACGAATATCTCAACCGCCGGCGTCCTAAGACCTGTGCTTTGCCCTTTGAGGAAAAAGAATTCAGGCAAGTGGAAGAAAAAATGGTGCTTTATCTTACCCTTAAAATTCTGCAAAATCAACAAGTGGCCATCCCCCCCTTGGGTCCCGGTTAA